One genomic region from Isachenkonia alkalipeptolytica encodes:
- a CDS encoding nitroreductase family protein, with amino-acid sequence MEPLDFIYKRHSVRKFKEAPVPNEDIKEIINAATYAPSGKNRQNWHFVVVKNREVIEKMSRAIEKKGKELVAGLPEEKSKEFLKYLPFYSFFTKAPVTVLVFAGPYPTTGADLLRAKGASEEEIRELEKHNPGIQNVAAAMENLLLAAANLGYGTCWMTGPNFAAEEIQEVVGFQKEGYYLAAMTPLGVPEEKELWSPKRKPLEEVLDIIE; translated from the coding sequence ATGGAACCCTTAGATTTTATCTACAAAAGACACAGTGTACGAAAATTCAAGGAGGCACCGGTACCCAATGAAGACATTAAAGAGATCATTAACGCCGCAACCTACGCCCCCTCCGGAAAAAACCGACAGAACTGGCATTTTGTCGTGGTAAAGAACCGGGAGGTCATCGAGAAAATGAGCAGGGCTATTGAAAAGAAAGGAAAGGAATTGGTCGCCGGACTGCCGGAGGAGAAATCCAAGGAATTTTTAAAGTATCTGCCCTTTTATTCATTTTTCACAAAGGCGCCGGTGACGGTGTTGGTGTTTGCCGGGCCGTACCCTACGACAGGTGCGGATCTTCTTCGGGCAAAAGGTGCATCGGAGGAAGAGATTCGGGAATTGGAAAAGCATAATCCCGGCATACAGAACGTGGCGGCGGCCATGGAAAATCTGTTGCTGGCCGCAGCGAATCTGGGTTACGGTACCTGTTGGATGACGGGGCCCAACTTTGCGGCCGAGGAAATTCAGGAAGTTGTAGGCTTTCAAAAGGAAGGGTATTATTTAGCGGCGATGACACCCCTGGGAGTTCCCGAGGAAAAAGAGCTGTGGTCACCGAAAAGAAAGCCCTTAGAGGAAGTTTTGGATATAATCGAGTAG